The Pseudofrankia inefficax genome window below encodes:
- a CDS encoding NUDIX domain-containing protein, protein MTIEIRGSRVVYENRWMRVREDAIVRADGSSGSYGVVEKPDFALVVPIDVDGLWLVEQYRYPVGGRFWEFPQGSWEDRPDVDPRELAAAELREETGLRAGRLDHVGRLFAAYGYSTQGCQVWVASELSAGPRELLVEEQDLVARHVGFDEWAELLASGTIQDVNTLAAWALLCARPPEGLALPDTARLGGSGDIRR, encoded by the coding sequence GTGACGATCGAGATTCGGGGCAGCCGGGTCGTGTACGAGAACCGGTGGATGCGGGTCCGCGAGGATGCGATCGTCCGCGCCGACGGCAGCTCGGGCAGCTACGGCGTCGTCGAAAAGCCCGACTTCGCGCTGGTTGTGCCCATCGACGTCGACGGGCTGTGGCTCGTGGAGCAGTACCGCTATCCGGTCGGTGGCCGGTTTTGGGAGTTCCCGCAGGGCTCCTGGGAGGACCGGCCGGACGTCGACCCGCGCGAGCTCGCGGCGGCCGAGTTGCGCGAGGAGACCGGGCTGCGCGCGGGGCGCCTCGACCACGTCGGGCGGCTGTTCGCGGCCTATGGGTACTCCACGCAGGGATGCCAGGTCTGGGTCGCCTCCGAGCTGTCGGCGGGGCCACGCGAGCTGTTGGTCGAGGAACAGGACCTGGTGGCCCGGCACGTCGGATTCGACGAATGGGCGGAGCTTCTCGCCTCGGGGACCATCCAGGACGTGAACACGCTCGCGGCGTGGGCCCTGCTGTGTGCACGCCCGCCCGAGGGGCTCGCCCTGCCCGACACCGCGCGGTTGGGCGGATCGGGCGACATTCGCCGTTAG
- a CDS encoding diguanylate cyclase, translating to MGGIAPGRDPPSTPARAAAPRGTARTVLLRETVLLHETERTRISRLVLPTGPVIRKEPLGPDAPGRLRHEREILDRLAGLPGISQLARDGASAPASPDAILLVDVGGVALSERTLPLDPAELLALAERLAQALAGMHRRGVVHRDVNPTNVIVTADPSAARRRTAGGAGTGSLPYLIDFALAAVVEASEVRSAPPMFSGRREIVGTVPYLAPELTGPTGRPVDQRADLYALGATLYELATGAPPFGSGDPVRVLHDHRARVPTPPSTRNPKVSSELSGILLHLLEKEPDDRYQSADGLEHDLAELRRGGRVARPGGHDVPARPLTPSRLVGRDEEIGDLRQAFADVMAGRCSGVLLSGVSGVGKTSLAAELRPIVAAHGGWFVAGKFDQYRRDQEYDGVRNAFRGLSRLLLAEPEAALTQLRDRLLARLGATAGLAAAVVPELGALLSVRAEPGDPMTTQARAERSALEVLRAVARPDRPLVFFIDDLQWAGRTPLGLVDQVFSGAETIEGLLLVCAYREDALDPSHPLTPLLAAWGAQRIRPRQLRLGGLAPTGQAAMLTDLLNLPPASAVELAELVATATRGNPYATVELINALRHDGVLAADDGTWRWDRAALRRRRAELFDVDALLTAHVATLPPATRALLVAMACLAGQVELDLLAVAVGLSSDDVRRRLAPALAAGLVVPAAEDRESVRFYHDRVRESVLGGVSGPARRDTELALARRLARRPEFVDAAAQQYLRVADAVHAADERRGMGELFRRAAVEAVVLGDYVLAERFLTAAVPLADPADLEGLIGLRTERHAALYCQGRLDEADAEFRTICRLSACPAQRSAATAVQVMSLTNRSRGREAISLGLGQLRRLGVAVPDPAHLDEEIDRGFAEIYRWIDETDEPADVHGSGDGDAWQRAVGVVNRLMPTAFFYDQPMMVWLAVNVLRIWARDGPDPRLLLPAGHIAGALITRRGDYATAGRVMRRILDVARAGAEEAEGWEAELWDARFLYAVSAGHWFDALEDNLAEARRVLAGLIRVGHLQNACWNYFGLLYNLLDCAPALEEFVAQVDEALALAARTGNPHAEETFQSCRQLARVLRGEVAESTVDELTRETLLAGNPQAVAHMHITRAIAAAILDQPADLARHTAAALPFCSTTGSNYSMAIARVLRALALASRARATEGGERDAALAELADLVAWLSARAAEAPANFQHLLRLVEAERAWAAGDFQQAAYTFDLAQHDSHARSRPWHQALILERSARFYLAHGMCEAGRSLLAAARRRYVQWGATAKVSQLDWVNPTLCPEPAGAPRAGGSDEEVMGRRSTLATGTIDLLGAVAASQALSSETSIAGLRARVEGILSEMTGATGVHLLLRDEDRRRWSVPDGAGTVVPLETAGRRGLVPSSVVRYAERTHEPVAVADATQDDRFRRDPYFAGLDRCSLSAVPILIRGELRAMLLLENRMIRGAFSTERLEGIMLIAAQLTVSLDNALVYASLERKVTERTRQLAAANQRLEQLSVTDPLTGLANRRRLEDVLDSEWGRSAQRHTPLGLAMIDVDHFKGYNDRFGHTAGDRCLQRVAACLRANVRDTELAARYGGEEFAIVMPNSDRDTATRLAGRLCHAVAELAEPHPSAQKAIVTVSVGAASVLPGPDGSVAKLIDLADAALYQAKRDGRGRVSVADS from the coding sequence ATGGGGGGCATAGCGCCGGGCCGTGATCCGCCGTCCACACCGGCGCGGGCAGCAGCGCCGCGGGGCACGGCGCGCACTGTGCTGCTCCGGGAGACCGTGCTGCTCCACGAGACGGAGCGCACCCGGATCTCCCGTCTCGTCCTCCCGACGGGACCGGTGATCCGCAAGGAGCCGCTCGGGCCGGACGCACCGGGGCGGCTGCGGCATGAGCGGGAGATCCTCGACCGGCTGGCCGGCCTGCCGGGGATCTCGCAGCTGGCGCGGGACGGCGCCAGCGCGCCGGCGTCGCCGGACGCGATCCTGTTGGTGGACGTCGGCGGCGTGGCCCTGTCCGAACGGACCCTGCCGCTGGACCCGGCCGAGCTGCTCGCGCTGGCCGAGCGGCTGGCCCAGGCCCTGGCGGGGATGCACCGCAGGGGAGTGGTACACCGGGACGTGAACCCCACGAACGTCATCGTGACGGCGGACCCGAGCGCCGCGAGGCGACGTACCGCGGGCGGCGCCGGCACGGGGAGCCTGCCCTATCTGATCGACTTCGCGCTCGCGGCGGTCGTCGAGGCCTCCGAGGTCCGGTCCGCCCCGCCGATGTTCTCGGGGCGCCGCGAGATCGTCGGGACCGTGCCGTATCTGGCGCCGGAGCTGACCGGCCCGACCGGGCGCCCCGTCGACCAGCGGGCCGACCTCTACGCCCTCGGGGCGACGTTGTACGAGCTGGCGACCGGTGCCCCGCCGTTCGGCTCGGGCGACCCCGTGCGCGTCCTGCACGACCATCGCGCGCGGGTGCCCACGCCGCCGTCGACGCGCAACCCGAAGGTGTCGTCAGAGCTGTCCGGCATTCTCCTTCACCTGCTGGAGAAGGAGCCCGACGACCGGTACCAGAGCGCGGACGGGCTGGAGCACGACCTGGCCGAGCTGCGCCGCGGCGGCCGGGTGGCTCGTCCGGGCGGGCATGACGTCCCGGCGCGGCCACTGACGCCGTCCCGCCTGGTCGGTCGCGACGAGGAGATCGGCGACCTGCGCCAGGCGTTCGCCGACGTCATGGCGGGCCGGTGCAGCGGGGTGCTGCTCTCCGGGGTCTCCGGCGTCGGCAAGACCTCGCTGGCCGCCGAGCTGCGCCCGATCGTCGCGGCGCATGGCGGCTGGTTCGTCGCCGGCAAGTTCGACCAGTACCGCCGAGACCAGGAGTACGACGGCGTCCGCAACGCGTTCCGGGGGCTGAGCCGGCTGCTGCTGGCCGAGCCCGAGGCCGCGTTGACGCAGCTGCGGGACCGGTTGCTGGCTCGGCTCGGTGCCACCGCCGGGCTCGCCGCCGCCGTGGTCCCCGAGCTCGGCGCCCTGCTGAGCGTGCGGGCGGAGCCAGGCGACCCGATGACCACCCAGGCGCGGGCGGAGCGCTCCGCTCTGGAGGTCCTGCGCGCCGTGGCGCGCCCGGACCGGCCGCTGGTGTTCTTCATCGACGACCTGCAGTGGGCCGGCCGGACGCCGCTGGGCCTGGTCGACCAGGTGTTCAGTGGCGCGGAGACGATCGAAGGGCTGCTGCTGGTCTGCGCCTACCGAGAGGACGCCCTGGACCCGTCACATCCGCTGACGCCGCTGCTGGCCGCCTGGGGAGCGCAGCGGATCAGACCGCGCCAGCTGCGGCTGGGCGGGCTGGCGCCGACGGGCCAGGCCGCGATGCTGACCGACCTGCTGAACCTGCCGCCCGCCTCGGCCGTCGAGCTGGCCGAGCTCGTCGCGACGGCCACCCGCGGCAATCCCTACGCGACGGTGGAACTGATCAACGCGCTGCGTCACGACGGGGTGCTGGCCGCGGACGACGGCACCTGGCGGTGGGACCGGGCCGCGCTGCGCCGCCGCCGCGCCGAGCTGTTCGACGTCGACGCGCTGCTGACCGCTCACGTGGCGACGCTGCCACCCGCCACCCGCGCGCTGCTGGTCGCGATGGCCTGCCTTGCCGGCCAGGTGGAGCTTGACCTGCTGGCGGTCGCGGTCGGCCTGTCGTCCGATGACGTCCGACGGCGGCTCGCCCCCGCGCTGGCCGCCGGCCTGGTGGTGCCCGCGGCCGAGGACCGGGAGAGCGTGCGCTTCTACCACGACCGGGTGCGGGAATCGGTGCTCGGCGGCGTGTCCGGGCCCGCGCGCCGTGACACGGAGCTGGCGCTGGCCAGGCGGCTGGCCCGCCGGCCCGAGTTCGTCGACGCGGCCGCGCAGCAGTACCTACGGGTGGCCGACGCGGTGCACGCCGCCGACGAGCGCCGGGGGATGGGTGAGCTGTTCCGGCGGGCGGCCGTCGAGGCGGTCGTGCTGGGCGACTACGTGCTGGCCGAACGGTTCCTGACCGCCGCGGTGCCGCTGGCCGACCCAGCCGACTTGGAGGGGCTGATCGGGCTGCGCACCGAGCGGCACGCCGCCCTGTACTGCCAGGGCCGGCTGGACGAGGCCGACGCCGAGTTCAGGACCATCTGCCGGCTCAGCGCGTGTCCGGCCCAGCGCTCGGCAGCCACGGCCGTGCAGGTCATGAGCCTCACCAACCGCAGCCGCGGCCGGGAGGCGATCTCCCTCGGGCTCGGCCAGCTGCGTCGGCTCGGCGTGGCCGTCCCGGATCCGGCCCACCTCGACGAGGAGATCGACCGCGGGTTCGCCGAGATCTACCGCTGGATCGACGAGACGGACGAGCCCGCCGACGTGCACGGGTCCGGCGACGGCGACGCCTGGCAGCGCGCGGTCGGGGTCGTCAACCGGCTGATGCCCACGGCCTTCTTCTACGACCAGCCGATGATGGTCTGGCTGGCCGTGAACGTGCTGCGGATCTGGGCGCGGGACGGGCCGGACCCGAGGCTGCTGCTCCCGGCCGGCCACATCGCCGGCGCGCTCATCACGCGCCGAGGTGACTACGCGACCGCCGGCCGGGTGATGCGGCGGATTCTCGACGTCGCGCGGGCCGGTGCCGAGGAGGCGGAAGGCTGGGAGGCGGAGCTCTGGGACGCGCGTTTCCTCTACGCCGTGAGCGCCGGGCACTGGTTCGACGCGCTGGAGGACAACCTGGCCGAGGCACGGCGGGTGCTGGCGGGCCTGATCCGGGTCGGGCACCTGCAGAACGCCTGCTGGAACTACTTCGGGCTGCTCTACAACCTGCTGGACTGCGCGCCGGCACTGGAGGAGTTCGTGGCGCAGGTCGACGAGGCCCTCGCTCTCGCCGCGCGGACGGGCAACCCCCATGCCGAGGAGACGTTCCAGTCGTGCCGGCAGCTGGCCCGCGTGCTGCGCGGCGAGGTGGCCGAGTCGACGGTCGACGAGCTGACCCGGGAGACCCTGCTGGCGGGCAACCCGCAGGCCGTCGCCCACATGCACATCACCCGGGCGATCGCCGCCGCCATCCTCGACCAGCCGGCCGACCTGGCCCGGCACACCGCGGCGGCGCTCCCGTTCTGCTCCACCACCGGGTCGAACTACTCGATGGCGATCGCCCGGGTGCTGCGTGCGCTGGCGCTGGCGTCGCGGGCCAGGGCGACGGAGGGCGGCGAGCGGGACGCGGCGCTGGCGGAGCTCGCGGACCTGGTGGCGTGGCTGTCCGCCCGGGCCGCCGAAGCGCCGGCCAACTTCCAGCACCTGCTGCGCCTGGTCGAGGCGGAGCGGGCCTGGGCCGCGGGCGACTTCCAGCAGGCCGCGTACACGTTCGACCTGGCCCAGCATGACAGCCACGCGCGGTCCCGACCCTGGCACCAGGCCCTGATCCTCGAACGCTCCGCGCGGTTCTACCTGGCCCATGGCATGTGTGAGGCGGGCCGATCGCTGCTCGCCGCCGCCCGGCGCCGCTACGTGCAGTGGGGCGCGACCGCGAAGGTCAGCCAGCTTGACTGGGTGAACCCGACGCTGTGCCCCGAGCCGGCCGGTGCGCCGCGGGCCGGCGGGTCGGACGAGGAGGTGATGGGCCGCCGCTCCACGCTCGCGACGGGCACCATCGACCTGCTCGGGGCCGTCGCCGCCTCCCAGGCGCTCAGCTCCGAGACCAGCATCGCGGGCCTGCGGGCCCGGGTCGAGGGCATCCTGTCCGAGATGACCGGCGCGACCGGCGTCCACCTGCTGCTGCGCGACGAGGACCGTCGCCGCTGGTCGGTGCCGGACGGCGCCGGCACCGTGGTCCCGCTGGAGACGGCCGGCCGGCGGGGACTGGTCCCGTCCTCGGTGGTCCGGTACGCCGAGCGGACCCACGAGCCGGTCGCCGTCGCCGACGCCACCCAGGACGACCGGTTCCGCCGCGACCCCTACTTCGCCGGCCTGGACCGCTGCTCCCTGTCGGCGGTGCCGATCCTCATCCGCGGCGAGCTACGGGCCATGCTGCTGCTGGAGAACCGGATGATCCGCGGCGCGTTCTCCACCGAGCGCCTGGAGGGGATCATGCTGATCGCCGCGCAGCTGACGGTCTCGTTGGACAACGCGCTCGTCTACGCCTCGCTGGAGCGCAAGGTCACCGAGCGGACCCGCCAGCTCGCCGCCGCCAACCAGCGGCTCGAGCAGCTCTCGGTGACCGACCCGCTGACCGGTCTGGCCAACCGCCGCCGGCTGGAGGACGTCCTCGACTCCGAATGGGGCCGGTCCGCGCAGCGGCACACCCCGCTGGGCCTCGCCATGATCGATGTCGATCACTTCAAGGGCTACAACGACCGCTTCGGCCACACCGCCGGCGACCGGTGCCTGCAGCGGGTCGCCGCCTGCCTGCGGGCGAACGTCCGCGACACCGAGCTGGCCGCCCGCTACGGCGGCGAGGAGTTCGCGATCGTGATGCCGAACTCGGACCGGGACACCGCGACCCGGCTGGCCGGGCGGCTGTGCCACGCGGTCGCCGAGCTCGCCGAGCCGCACCCGTCGGCCCAGAAGGCCATCGTCACCGTGAGCGTCGGAGCCGCGTCCGTCCTACCAGGCCCTGACGGCTCGGTGGCGAAGCTCATCGACCTCGCCGACGCGGCCCTCTACCAGGCCAAGCGGGACGGCCGGGGCCGCGTCAGCGTGGCGGATTCGTGA
- a CDS encoding acyl-CoA dehydrogenase family protein, whose product MPDTRLTDEQEALRRTVEEFAREVVAPVAAHHDETKTFPYAVIDQMADLGLFGLPFPEEWGGQGGDYFLLCLAIEELARADSSVAITLEAGVGLGAMPIYRFGTEEQRKEWLPLLASGKALGAFGLTEPGAGSDAGGTRTTAKLDGDEWVINGSKAFITNSGTDITRVVTVTAVTGRSAAGKPEISTIIVPVPTPGFTAEPPYSKVGWHASDTHPLSFADVRVPAANLLGEQGRGYANFLRILDEGRIAISALSVGLAQACVDESVRYAKEREAFGVPIGRYQAIQFKIAEMEARAHVARTAYYDAAARMLAGLPFKKEAAIAKLFSSEAAVTNAREATQIFGGYGFMNEYPVARHWRDAKILEIGEGTSEVQKMLIARHLGL is encoded by the coding sequence ATGCCTGACACCCGGCTCACAGATGAGCAGGAGGCGCTGCGCAGGACCGTCGAGGAGTTCGCTCGGGAGGTCGTCGCGCCGGTCGCCGCCCACCACGACGAGACGAAGACGTTCCCCTACGCGGTCATCGACCAGATGGCCGACCTCGGGCTGTTCGGGCTGCCGTTCCCCGAGGAGTGGGGCGGCCAGGGCGGCGACTACTTCCTGCTGTGCCTGGCGATCGAGGAACTGGCCCGGGCCGACTCGTCGGTCGCGATCACACTGGAGGCCGGGGTCGGGCTCGGCGCGATGCCGATCTACCGGTTCGGCACCGAGGAGCAGCGCAAGGAGTGGCTGCCGCTGCTGGCCAGCGGCAAGGCGCTCGGCGCGTTCGGGCTGACGGAGCCGGGCGCTGGCTCCGACGCGGGCGGCACGCGGACCACGGCGAAGCTCGACGGCGACGAGTGGGTGATCAACGGCTCCAAGGCGTTCATCACGAACTCGGGCACCGACATCACCAGGGTCGTCACGGTCACCGCCGTCACCGGCCGGTCCGCGGCCGGCAAGCCGGAGATCTCCACCATCATCGTCCCGGTGCCGACGCCCGGCTTCACCGCCGAGCCGCCGTACTCGAAGGTCGGCTGGCACGCCTCCGACACCCACCCGCTGTCCTTCGCCGACGTGCGGGTGCCGGCGGCGAACCTGCTCGGCGAGCAGGGCCGTGGCTACGCGAACTTCCTGCGCATCCTGGACGAGGGCCGGATCGCGATCTCGGCGCTGTCGGTCGGCCTCGCGCAGGCGTGCGTCGACGAGTCGGTGAGGTACGCCAAGGAGCGCGAGGCGTTCGGCGTCCCGATCGGCAGGTACCAGGCGATCCAGTTCAAGATCGCCGAGATGGAGGCGCGGGCGCACGTCGCCAGGACCGCCTACTACGACGCCGCGGCCCGGATGCTCGCCGGCCTGCCGTTCAAGAAGGAGGCGGCGATCGCCAAGCTGTTCTCCTCCGAGGCCGCGGTCACGAACGCCCGCGAGGCGACGCAGATCTTCGGCGGCTACGGGTTCATGAACGAGTACCCGGTCGCCAGGCACTGGCGGGACGCCAAGATCCTGGAGATCGGCGAGGGAACCTCCGAGGTCCAGAAGATGCTCATCGCCCGCCACCTCGGGCTCTGA
- a CDS encoding acetyl/propionyl/methylcrotonyl-CoA carboxylase subunit alpha produces the protein MFDTVLVANRGEIAVRVIRSLRALGIRSVAVYSDADAGARHVREADVAVRIGPAPARESYLNTTAVLAAAWATGAQAIHPGYGFLSENAAFAAACAEQGIVFVGPPAHAVEVMGDKITAKKAMVAAGVPVVPGRAEPGLDAAALAEAAEEIGFPVLLKPSAGGGGKGMRIVRAAAEMADAVASARREAAGAFGDDTLFLERYVDSPRHIEVQVLADAHGNVIHLGERECSLQRRHQKIIEEAPSALLTALPDGGAVRERIGQAAVTAAAAVGYVGAGTVEFIVAGDEPETFYFLEMNTRLQVEHPVTELVTGLDLVAEQLRVAAGEPLRVRQQDVTLTGHAVEARVYAEDPGRGFLPTGGEILALTEPTGEGVRVDSGVAAGTVVGSDYDPMLSKVIAWAPERAGALRRLDAALGHTVLLGVTTNIGFLRTLLANGDVRAGRLDTGLVERHLAELTAAPAPEGTASQGTASQGTASEGTASEGSAAPGTASRGSAENTSAEVGGVGPPADALAVYGLAQLLRLQPAGPVIDPWDVPSGWRVGEDTWLRWTLDLGAGARPSVEVRGTPAAAAVRIDGRAPIAAAARRVESPAGTELLVTLDGVTSRWRLADGPDGTLWVGAGGAAWPLGEWVREPGAVAAAAGDGQARSPMPGTVIAVDVAAGDSVAAGQRLAVVEAMKMEHAITAPVAGLVKDVLVAVGARVALDALLAVVEPVADPT, from the coding sequence ATGTTCGACACCGTGCTCGTCGCGAACCGGGGGGAGATCGCCGTCCGGGTCATCCGGAGCCTGCGGGCGCTGGGGATCCGGTCGGTCGCGGTCTACTCGGACGCCGACGCAGGCGCCCGGCACGTGCGGGAGGCGGATGTCGCGGTCCGGATCGGGCCGGCGCCCGCCCGCGAGTCGTACCTGAACACGACCGCCGTGCTCGCCGCCGCCTGGGCGACGGGGGCGCAGGCGATACACCCCGGCTACGGCTTCCTGTCGGAGAACGCGGCGTTCGCCGCGGCCTGCGCCGAGCAGGGGATCGTCTTCGTCGGGCCGCCGGCCCACGCCGTCGAGGTGATGGGCGACAAGATCACCGCGAAGAAGGCGATGGTGGCGGCCGGGGTGCCGGTCGTGCCCGGCCGGGCCGAGCCCGGCCTGGACGCGGCGGCGCTGGCGGAGGCGGCCGAGGAGATCGGGTTCCCGGTACTGCTCAAGCCGTCCGCCGGTGGCGGCGGCAAGGGCATGCGGATCGTGCGCGCGGCGGCCGAGATGGCCGACGCGGTGGCCTCGGCCCGCCGGGAGGCCGCGGGCGCGTTCGGCGACGACACACTGTTCCTCGAGCGCTACGTCGACAGTCCGCGCCACATCGAGGTCCAGGTCCTCGCCGACGCCCACGGCAACGTCATCCACCTCGGTGAGCGCGAGTGCTCGCTGCAGCGACGCCACCAGAAGATCATCGAAGAGGCGCCCTCGGCGCTGCTCACGGCGCTCCCCGACGGCGGTGCCGTGCGGGAGCGGATCGGCCAGGCCGCCGTCACCGCGGCGGCCGCGGTCGGCTACGTCGGTGCCGGGACCGTCGAGTTCATCGTCGCGGGCGACGAGCCCGAGACCTTCTACTTCCTGGAGATGAACACCCGCCTGCAGGTCGAGCACCCGGTGACCGAGCTCGTCACCGGCCTCGACCTGGTCGCCGAGCAGCTGCGGGTCGCCGCCGGCGAGCCGCTGCGGGTGCGCCAGCAGGACGTGACGCTCACCGGGCACGCGGTCGAGGCCCGCGTCTACGCGGAGGACCCGGGCCGGGGCTTCCTGCCGACCGGCGGCGAGATCCTGGCCCTGACCGAGCCGACGGGTGAGGGTGTCCGGGTCGACTCGGGCGTCGCCGCCGGCACGGTCGTCGGCTCGGACTACGACCCGATGCTGTCGAAGGTGATCGCCTGGGCGCCGGAGCGGGCCGGCGCGCTGCGCCGCCTGGACGCGGCGCTCGGGCACACCGTGCTGCTCGGCGTCACGACGAACATCGGCTTCCTGCGGACGCTGCTCGCGAACGGGGACGTGCGCGCGGGCCGGCTGGACACCGGCCTGGTGGAGCGTCATCTCGCCGAGCTGACGGCCGCCCCGGCGCCGGAGGGCACGGCGTCACAGGGCACGGCGTCACAGGGCACGGCGTCGGAGGGCACGGCGTCGGAGGGCTCAGCGGCGCCGGGCACGGCGTCGCGGGGCTCGGCCGAGAACACCTCGGCCGAAGTCGGCGGGGTCGGGCCGCCGGCGGACGCGCTCGCCGTCTACGGGTTGGCCCAGCTGCTGCGGCTGCAGCCGGCCGGTCCGGTCATCGACCCGTGGGACGTGCCGTCCGGCTGGCGGGTCGGCGAGGACACCTGGCTGCGCTGGACCCTCGACCTGGGTGCCGGCGCCCGGCCCAGCGTGGAGGTACGGGGCACGCCCGCGGCGGCGGCGGTGCGGATCGACGGGCGGGCGCCGATCGCCGCGGCCGCCCGCCGCGTCGAGAGCCCCGCCGGCACCGAGCTGCTCGTCACCCTCGACGGCGTCACGTCGCGCTGGCGGCTCGCCGACGGTCCGGACGGCACGCTGTGGGTCGGGGCCGGCGGCGCCGCCTGGCCGCTGGGCGAGTGGGTCCGCGAGCCGGGCGCGGTCGCGGCAGCGGCCGGCGACGGGCAGGCACGCAGCCCGATGCCCGGCACGGTGATCGCGGTCGACGTCGCGGCCGGGGACTCCGTCGCCGCCGGCCAGCGGCTCGCGGTCGTGGAGGCGATGAAGATGGAGCACGCGATCACGGCACCGGTCGCCGGACTGGTGAAGGACGTGCTGGTCGCCGTCGGCGCCCGGGTCGCCCTGGACGCACTGCTCGCCGTCGTCGAGCCGGTCGCCGACCCGACCTGA
- a CDS encoding carboxyl transferase domain-containing protein: MLAATNLSHPFGPAAGTVLTSSVDADSAEGKANAARHAELVAQLRAKLDGARSGPESAVRRHVERGKLLPRDRVDGLLDRGSPFLELSPLAADGMYDGDAPGAGIITGIGRVAGRECVIVANDATVKGGTYYPMTVKKHLRAQEVALHNRLPCVYLVDSGGAFLPLQDDVFPDREHFGRIFFNQATMSRQDIPQIAAVLGSCTAGGAYVPAMSDEAVIVRDQGTIFLGGPPLVKAATGEVVSAEELGGGLLHSRTSGVTDHLAEGDADALRIVRQIVGALGPRAPRPWDVVPTEPPAVDPETLYAAVPTDAKIPYDVREVIARLVDGSRFAEFKAEYGSTLVCGTAHIHGHPVGIIANNGVLFSESALKGAHFIELCDARSIPLLFLQNITGFMVGREYEAGGIAKHGAKMVMAVACARVPKFTVVIGGSFGAGNYSMCGRAYSPRFLWMWPNARISVMGGDQAAAVLATIRRDQLEAKGQDWPVDAEEAFRQPIRDQYDAQGSPYHSTARLWDDGVIDPADTRTVVGLALSVAANAPIDDRGYGVFRM; this comes from the coding sequence ATGTTAGCGGCCACTAACCTGTCTCACCCGTTTGGGCCGGCGGCCGGGACGGTGCTCACGAGCAGCGTCGACGCGGACTCGGCGGAGGGCAAGGCGAACGCGGCCCGGCATGCGGAGCTGGTCGCGCAGTTGCGGGCCAAGCTCGACGGGGCGCGCAGCGGGCCGGAGTCGGCGGTGCGCCGGCACGTCGAGCGCGGCAAGCTGCTCCCCCGCGACCGGGTCGACGGGCTGCTCGACCGGGGCAGCCCGTTCCTGGAGCTGTCGCCGCTCGCCGCCGACGGGATGTACGACGGGGACGCGCCGGGGGCCGGGATCATCACCGGGATCGGGCGGGTCGCCGGCCGGGAGTGCGTGATCGTCGCCAACGACGCCACCGTCAAGGGCGGCACGTACTACCCGATGACGGTCAAGAAGCACCTGCGCGCGCAGGAGGTGGCGCTGCACAACCGGCTGCCCTGCGTCTACCTGGTCGACTCGGGCGGGGCCTTCCTGCCGCTGCAGGACGATGTCTTCCCGGACCGGGAGCACTTCGGCCGGATCTTCTTCAACCAGGCGACGATGTCGCGCCAGGACATCCCACAGATCGCGGCCGTGCTCGGCTCGTGCACGGCCGGCGGCGCGTACGTCCCGGCGATGAGCGACGAGGCGGTGATCGTCCGCGACCAGGGCACGATCTTCCTCGGCGGCCCGCCACTGGTGAAGGCCGCGACCGGCGAGGTCGTCTCCGCCGAGGAGCTGGGTGGCGGCCTGCTGCACTCGCGTACGTCCGGGGTGACCGACCATCTGGCCGAGGGCGACGCGGACGCGCTGCGGATCGTCCGCCAGATCGTCGGCGCCCTCGGGCCGCGGGCGCCGCGGCCGTGGGACGTCGTCCCGACCGAGCCGCCGGCCGTCGACCCGGAGACGCTCTACGCCGCGGTGCCGACCGACGCGAAGATCCCGTACGACGTCCGCGAGGTGATCGCGAGGCTGGTCGACGGGAGCCGGTTCGCCGAGTTCAAGGCGGAGTACGGCTCGACGCTGGTCTGCGGGACGGCCCACATCCACGGGCATCCGGTCGGGATCATCGCCAACAACGGGGTGCTGTTCTCCGAGTCCGCGCTCAAGGGCGCGCACTTCATCGAGCTGTGCGACGCCCGGTCGATCCCGCTGCTGTTCCTGCAGAACATCACCGGGTTCATGGTCGGCCGGGAGTACGAGGCGGGCGGGATCGCCAAGCACGGGGCGAAGATGGTGATGGCCGTCGCCTGTGCCCGGGTCCCGAAGTTCACCGTGGTGATCGGCGGTTCGTTCGGCGCGGGCAACTACTCGATGTGCGGGCGGGCGTACTCGCCCCGGTTCCTGTGGATGTGGCCGAACGCCCGGATCTCGGTGATGGGCGGCGACCAGGCCGCGGCCGTGCTGGCCACGATCCGCCGTGACCAGTTGGAGGCGAAGGGCCAGGACTGGCCGGTGGACGCCGAGGAGGCGTTCCGCCAGCCGATCCGGGACCAGTACGACGCCCAGGGCAGCCCCTACCACTCGACCGCCCGGCTCTGGGACGACGGCGTCATCGACCCGGCCGACACCCGGACCGTCGTCGGGCTCGCCCTTTCCGTCGCCGCCAACGCCCCGATCGACGATCGTGGCTACGGCGTCTTCCGGATGTAA
- a CDS encoding MazF family transcriptional regulator has translation MPPRRGEIWATTGGPTSPRVLVISSTVYNEIADEPTVLITLIAQNATAEGFCVPLGEDQWAVLGLVTFVAKASLDIRERQVDVQTLTNVNNMLFKILATPDR, from the coding sequence GGCGACGACCGGCGGGCCAACCTCGCCGCGGGTGTTGGTCATCAGTTCCACCGTCTACAACGAGATCGCCGACGAGCCGACCGTGCTCATCACTCTGATTGCTCAAAACGCGACCGCCGAAGGGTTCTGCGTACCTCTCGGCGAGGATCAGTGGGCGGTGCTGGGTCTCGTGACCTTCGTCGCCAAGGCCTCTCTGGACATCCGTGAGCGCCAGGTCGACGTCCAGACGCTGACCAACGTCAACAACATGCTTTTCAAGATCCTGGCTACTCCTGACCGTTGA